Proteins encoded together in one Salmo salar unplaced genomic scaffold, Ssal_v3.1, whole genome shotgun sequence window:
- the LOC123736404 gene encoding zinc finger protein ubi-d4-like has product MAAVVENVVKLLGEQCYRDAMEQCHNYNARLCAERSVRMPFLDSQTGVAQSNCYIWMEKRHRAPGVAPGQLYTYPSRRWRKKRRALPPEDPRLVFPPLKSELDLGFKKDALSSSDGSSLEALLKGEPLDKRGPPELQGPEEESSLADYTCGGVTPAARVRKRVLEPDDFLDDLEDEDYEEDTPKRRGKGKGKGRGVSSAKKKLDAAAAAMEDKDKPYSCDNTFKQKHISQPSGRVCGKRYKNRPGLSYHYAHSHLAEEEGGDKEEPEVHTPPRPSLRSPRVTPKKGPDGLAIPNNYCDFCLGDSALNQKTGQSEELQSCSDCGRSGHPSCLQFTPVMMAAVKTYRWQCIECKCCNICGTSENDDQLLFCDDCDRGYHMYCLSPAMAEPPEGSWSCHLCLDLLKDKASIYQTPNAPPS; this is encoded by the exons ATGGCGGCTGTTGTTGAAAATGTTGTAAAACT GCTGGGAGAGCAGTGCTACAGAGATGCCATGGAGCAGTGCCATAACTACAACGCCCGGCTATGTGCCGAGAGGAGTGTCCGAATGCCCTTCCTGGACTCTCAGACTGGAGTGGCGCAGAGCAACTGTTACATTTGGATGGAGAAGAGACACAGGGCACCAG GAGTGGCCCCAGGACAGCTGTACACCTACCCATCCCGCAGGTGGAGGAAGAAACGAAGAGCCCTCCCCCCAGAGGATCCCCGGCTGGTCTTCCCCCCTCTAAAGTCAG AACTGGACTTGGGTTTTAAGAAGGATGCCCTGTCATCATCTGATGGCAGCAGTCTGGAAGCCCTGCTGAAGGGGGAACCCCTGGACAAGCGGGGTCCTCCGGAGCTCCAAGGGCCAGAAGAGGAGTCCAGTCTGGCAGACTACACTTGTGGGGGAGTCACCCCTGCAGCACGCGTCAGAAAG AGAGTCCTGGAGCCAGATGACTTCCTGGATGACTTGGAGGATGAGGACTATGAGGAGGACACCCCCAAAAGAAGAGgcaaaggaaagggaaag GGTCGTGGAGTGAGCAGTGCCAAGAAGAAGCTGGATGCTGCGGCGGCTGCAATGGAGGACAAGGACAAGCCTTACTCCTGTGACA aCACTTTCAAACAAAAGCATATTTCACAACCTTCTGGACGAG TCTGTGGGAAGCGTTACAAGAACCGTCCGGGCCTGAGCTACCACTACGCCCACTCCCACCTGGCTGAGGAGGAGGGCGGGGACAAGGAGGAGCCTGAGGTCCACACCCCACCCCGCCCCAGCCTGAGGAGCCCAAGAGTAA CACCCAAGAAAGGTCCAGATGGTTTAGCGATACCCAATAACTACTGTGACTTCTGCCTGGGAGACTCAGCCCTCAACCAGAAGACGGGCCAGTCAGAGGAGCTGCAGTCCTGCTCAGACTGTGGACGTTCAG GCCACCCGTCCTGCCTGCAGTTCACCCCTGTGATGATGGCTGCAGTGAAGACCTACCGTTGGCAGTGCATCGAGTGCAAGTGCTGCAACATCTGTGGCACCTCAGAGAACGAC GACCAGCTTCTCTTCTGTGATGACTGTGATAGAGGCTATCACATGTACTGTCTCAGCCCTGCTATGGCTGAACCTCCAGAAG GGAGCTGGAGCTGCCATCTGTGTCTGGACCTGTTGAAAGACAAGGCGTCAATATACCAGACACCTAATGCCCCTCCATCGTGA